The window GAAGTTCCTATGTTCACGTAATTGCTGCTTCCGTCAAACTGGAGAACATAATTTACGTTTTGTGAAAATGCTTCCGCGAATAAAAAGGAAGCAGGTAAAAGAAGAAGTAACGATTTTTTCATAAAAGAATAATTGGATGGAAGGATGGAAGATTGGAAGGTTGGAATGATGAATGCTGTTCCAACCCTCCCTTCTTCCGGCTTTTATTTATTCAGCACCACTTTTTTAGTCGCCTTGCCCGAATTTGTTTTCACTTCAATGAAATAAATTCCGTTGGGCTTGTCGGCAAGGTTCACTTTAAAGTTTTTGGGCGTGACTATGTTATCCGATAGTTCCGAAACCGTTTCTCCCACCACAGTGTAAACCTTCACGCTTGTGAGCCCGGCATTGGGAATGTTCACGCTCACGTTCACCGTTCCATCGGTAGGATTGGGAAACACCGAAATGGCATTCTCCTGGCTGAGTTCATTCACTCCCACCACCGCCTGAAGGTTGATGTTGTCCACAAAGAGATTGGAGCCATAGCCGTTGCGCGCTTCAAAAGCGAACAAGACGTTGCTCTGCCCCACTACTGCAGCAAGCGATACGTTTTCATTGCGCCATGCGCTGCTGTTGGGAATGAAACATCCCTGCCCATCGGCATAAGCGCTGCAGGCAGCAGTGTTGCTCATGATGCACGGAACAGTGGCGAGCGTGGTGCCGCCTTTGGTATAAACCATGTTCCATGTATTGCCGCAGTTGGTGGAATAATAAACATCCAGTGTATCGCTGTAGGTAGCATCCCAGGGAGCATACGCCACATCAAAAGTCATTTGCGCTGACGAGTTGGCGGCAGAAAAATTATAGCCGGTGGTAATCATTTTCACCCGTGCGGTGGCGGTGTAAGTAGGGTTGCAGAAATTATACAACGCGCTGGGAGCCGGATTTCCGTACGTGGTGTTTTGCAGCCAGAGGTCGGCATTGGCGGGAGCGGCTGTCTGCGTCCATCCCGAAGGAAGAAATGTTCCGAACGCTTCTGTATAAGGAAGCGCAGCACCCGTTGTGCCAATCACAAACGGATTTGACGACAGGTCATTGCTCGTGTTCAGGTCAGAGCCGCTATTAGGAGCGCTGGTGGAAGCATAAAAAGTATGCGTTCCTGCCGCAGCGGTTTGAACCGGAAGCGTGGCATTGGCAGTTTGCCCGGTGGTAAGAGAACCCGTCCAGTTGAACATTGCGCTTGGATTGGCATCCACATGATAATTGATGGTGCAGGAAGTTAACGTAGTGGTTCCGAAATTTTTCACTGTAACCACAGGAGTGAAAGAGGTGTTGCATATTGTTCCGTTGGGAGAAACAATGGATGAAATGCCTGCATCGAGCGCAACGGGGGGAGAACATACCACAGAAGAATTATTTGCCAGCGCCATTAAATAACTGGTAACGGTTGACTGCACG is drawn from Bacteroidota bacterium and contains these coding sequences:
- a CDS encoding T9SS type A sorting domain-containing protein, translating into MKKTFTLCAFMLAAGTSASFLFAQEHIQTPPDANGYIRCGQVMYENYLRSVDPKFDEKRAEADRIISEGAKQFLEARLNGNSVNTVYTIPIVVHILYNGSGQNPTDNQVKAAITQMNKDWSRTNADAANTPSAWVPRAVSLDVQFCLAQKDPSGNSTTGIIHKATSVASFTTDDKIKSNASGGDDTWPINQYFNIWIGNLGGGLLGYGSFPPPGSGYGTVVHYCTINGTCPPYNMGRTLCHENGHCFALYHIWGDDGGACTGSDQVADTPNMADATSGNPSGCVTDACGVGAGSNEGSNTCSPYPGRMYQNFMDYTDDAGYNMYTTGQKARVQSTVTSYLMALANNSSVVCSPPVALDAGISSIVSPNGTICNTSFTPVVTVKNFGTTTLTSCTINYHVDANPSAMFNWTGSLTTGQTANATLPVQTAAAGTHTFYASTSAPNSGSDLNTSNDLSSNPFVIGTTGAALPYTEAFGTFLPSGWTQTAAPANADLWLQNTTYGNPAPSALYNFCNPTYTATARVKMITTGYNFSAANSSAQMTFDVAYAPWDATYSDTLDVYYSTNCGNTWNMVYTKGGTTLATVPCIMSNTAACSAYADGQGCFIPNSSAWRNENVSLAAVVGQSNVLFAFEARNGYGSNLFVDNINLQAVVGVNELSQENAISVFPNPTDGTVNVSVNIPNAGLTSVKVYTVVGETVSELSDNIVTPKNFKVNLADKPNGIYFIEVKTNSGKATKKVVLNK